A genomic window from Vanessa tameamea isolate UH-Manoa-2023 chromosome 7, ilVanTame1 primary haplotype, whole genome shotgun sequence includes:
- the LOC113401147 gene encoding uncharacterized protein LOC113401147, with amino-acid sequence MPFVQRVVEPKFLSRTSLRDEDGKPRVTDEELQAVTNCTLSNALRQLASLVLLAEDIFSELTSQLEGITERSKVARTKIEKIHELVEKYDPKIVPVPEGSLSDFAARKVHFTASNPLKKELFTADTRPSSLRNLYEKATTDRLSASILDQLRRDSQHSPYLLCTPVLSSKRRKIFRKVDVDIETHIPSVVEHLRKWTSREAIGDVTALPDSSMRIVSSVTLTPDELSECGSGDDEPIDHRLPSPEEQLRIIASKFPPEVVAIDTSGKFFDRMCSSRKSLHVEINVGETDTVKRRTRARKPRGKRRNTISGTDQKELREAIAGDTPNAVASEEIEDSTVIRSRSSDLLKKSPTDPNNKKSHFNSLKQWGKNRLKMIGRSPSASRDSFKDSKPDKCKDFKSPVRNEENEITENVTLRIKKPDEEERRTNLRCASYSSSEKSIGVPTNIQTTATVNSGVRLRGTSTQRRSRRSGIGKDEPHSSSGNWSASSESGRTSIGSEITTTTVPPKSTSATTSNNSLNYHNFPPSSIISRRKFLNTSGSGSVTSEGTLTPDIIHDLHEDLETSSEFSCDTEGYYTSFHMDSGLKTLKEEEISPSTPLHTTTALSNSSNSQNLTAENEYELFGKGSTSTTTSSAGTVCTTLMAAESDKSLIIGPTVPERKSSLTKINRNRGNNNISVSLDRSTSSVFSKTPFSNLRYNTMRSYTEKSLSNHSTPELQSPLSSTVTITKNIGIQREITAVAEVHTETDIESAKKSTGTSSPDSGHNTSSSPIEDSVSSAQGKNSLSEQDYSESSDLEGTDRIERIRFKTTINSSRIPSMCVITPNNSDDESETSSKCRDKNGRQETNENHYNLAKSSSRPKLDLPNEEKQKDIRSIDVGKTCKPQNQLKSLHHFNNFMCRLKGVLPNKLSNKITKSPVAKDVHVLEDFYDSGDYVTIADVKNNNQKVSLNRGPYANNDIVKKNLQAVLSGKLPETEYVSLNELPNCLSETKDYLEHSIDDKQSQVLNEIQKKGAKVTLDSQGQVIYSSDTLKRRNGAHTTFEPGPFVQEICPTTTIIQRESADVVKIADETDFPYQPPPPLSKPTSPQLGKTIIKAPIDPHGPVTTEFVTLPPPKPSTIIAATPVTSSQVSTTNKLNMGNKNSKNLPRIVEAITRTGAYINIHDAEGVSLSPTKDDTTDYRKSNADAPSKYQFRDQDITPTVDLNPFYSTMHRYHTAHLRGKHGVVNYENENTNDVQMKFWTLPKSTSTMPAERPVAMDQKSLQSPKNASSNLQSHQQSIKISPIDPRTSATFKSSTPTNKENVVNLSSKLLSPVKSTMTNEELYAVIHKSKKKLNIKETSEITNAPALNIINLSPVSSEASLFHKGSQRYPETGYIGDNKTRSSINLDKQNIGPYPLGTFNTHKQETCADRYGPIQQTSRLDFKKLLLQHSVKLNTLNVQTKSNKLSAVEQLKLSKEKTQLPMTPPGNRSQINILDLSGSPKTYSHRKIIKSNNQPLSPGRTNSLLKDHKNTAKILLSPKSQWRFASPRSDVLSTPIPEANNEDENSNSSGDKSETSPINPPSKTVPILTNQHFGARRSLIPISEHKLNEEHNLNISINQGVFPIDSDYSNSHTLSRSEIMQAKRAEFFKSSPELPSPKLTSFKSANSGTVLRNNTSPDREKTSPSTLETAL; translated from the exons CTGAGGGCAGCCTGTCTGATTTTGCAGCGCGCAAAGTTCATTTCACGGCCAGTAATCCCCTCAAAAAGGAACTATTCACTGCAGATACGAG GCCCTCAAGCTTGCGAAACTTGTATGAAAAGGCTACGACCGACCGTCTTTCCGCTTCTATCCTTGATCAGCTAAGAAGAGACTCGCAACATTCCCCGTACCTTCTTTGCACGCCCGTTTTAAGTTCGaagagaagaaaaatatttagaaaagtaGACGTTGACATCGAAACTCACATT CCATCGGTAGTAGAACACTTAAGAAAATGGACGTCAAGAGAGGCTATTGGCGACGTGACAGCACTGCCAGACTCCTCTATGCGTATAGTTAGCAGTGTCACTCTTACGCCCGACGAGCTTTCAGAATGCGGTTCCGGAGACGACGAACCCATCGATCATCGATTACCTAGCCCAGAAGAGCAGTTACGAATTATTGCTTCTAA GTTCCCACCAGAAGTTGTTGCAATCGACACGTCAGGCAAATTCTTCGATAGAATGTGCAGTTCACGGAAATCGCTCCACGTAGAGATAAACGTCGGTGAGACAGACACGGTGAAGCGGCGGACGCGAGCGAGGAAACCCCGGGGTAAAAGACGAAACACCATTTCGGGCACTGATCAGAAAGAGCTTAGAGAGGCTATTGCTGG TGATACTCCAAATGCTGTGGCTTCTGAAGAAATTGAAGATAGCACTGTTATCAGATCTCGATCAAGCGACTTACTTAAGAAGAGTCCGACGGATCCAAATAATAAGAAAAGTCATTTCAATAGCTTGAAACAATGGGgtaaaaacagattaaaaatgattggCAGATCGCCGAGTGCTAGTAGAGATAGTTTCAAAGACTCTAAACCCGATAAATGTAAAGATTTTAAATCACCTGTGAGAAATGAAGAAAATGAGATTACCGAAAATGTAACTTTGCGTATAAAAAAACCTGATGAGGAAGAAAGGCGAACAAATCTGAGATGTGCCTCATATTCATCTTCGGAAAAAAGTATCGGAGTACCGACCAATATTCAAACAACAGCAACTGTTAACAGTGGAGTCAGATTAAGAGGGACATCGACACAAAGAAGATCTAGACGATCAGGCATTGGGAAAGATGAACCACATTCATCTAGTGGCAATTGGTCAGCAAGTTCCGAATCTGGAAGAACGAGCATAGGCTCCGAAATCACTACGACGACTGTACCACCAAAAAGCACATCCGCTACAACATCTAACAATTCTCTTAACTACCATAACTTTCCACCCAGTTCCATAATAAGTAGAAGAAAATTTCTTAATACTTCTGGTTCAGGAAGTGTCACAAGTGAAGGTACCCTTACACCTGATATTATTCATGACTTACACGAGGATTTAGAAACAAGTTCTGAATTTTCTTGTGATACAGAGGGTTATTATACTTCTTTTCATATGGATTCAGGtcttaaaacattaaaagagGAAGAAATATCGCCGAGCACTCCTCTTCATACAACAACTGCTCTTTCAAACTCTTCTAATAGTCAAAACTTAACAGCTGAAAATGAATACGAACTCTTTGGCAAAGGCTCAACAAGTACAACAACAAGTTCAGCTGGCACTGTATGTACAACATTAATGGCAGCTGAAAGtgataaatctttaattatagGACCTACCGTACCTGAAAGAAAAAGctctttaacaaaaattaaccgGAATCgaggaaataataatatcagtgtGAGCTTGGACCGAAGCACGTCGTCTGTATTTTCTAAAACTCCATTTAGCAACTTAAGATACAACACGATGCGTTCGTATACTGAAAAGTCATTGTCTAATCATTCCACGCCTGAATTACAATCACCGCTATCTTCCACtgtaacaattacaaaaaatattggtattcaAAGAGAAATCACAGCAGTTGCAGAGGTACATACTGAAACAGATATTGAAAGTGCAAAGAAAAGTACAGGTACAAGTTCACCAGATTCGGGACATAATACTTCTAGTTCACCAATAGAAGATTCTGTGTCAAGTGCGCAGGGAAAAAATAGCCTCTCTGAACAAGACTACTCTGAATCATCTGATCTTGAAGGAACAGATAGAATTGAAAGGATAAGATTCAAAACTACTATAAACAGTTCAAGGATTCCATCGATGTGTGTTATAACACCAAATAACTCAGACGATGAAAGTGAAACTAGCAGTAAATGTCGCGATAAGAACGGAAGAcaagaaacaaatgaaaatcaTTACAATCTGGCAAAATCTTCCAGTAGACCGAAATTGGATTTGCCAAATGAAGAGAAACAAAAAGACATTAGATCCATTGATGTCGGAAAAACATGTAAGCcccaaaatcaattaaaatctcttcatcattttaataattttatgtgtaGATTAAAGGGAGTTTTACCAAACAAATTATCGAACAAAATCACAAAATCACCTGTCGCTAAAGATGTTCATGTATTGGAAGATTTCTACGACTCCGGCGATTATGTAACAATTGCGgatgttaaaaacaataatcaaaaaGTTAGTTTAAATCGAGGCCCATATGCGAATAACGATATCGTAAAAAAGAATTTACAAGCCGTTTTATCTGGAAAATTACCCGAAACGGAATATGTTTCCTTAAATGAACTCCCTAATTGTTTGAGTGAAACAAAAGATTACTTAGAACACAGCATAGACGATAAGCAATCGCaagtattaaatgaaatacaaaagaaAGGCGCAAAAGTAACCCTTGATTCTCAAGGTCAGGTAATCTACTCTTCAGATACTTTGAAACGAAGAAATGGAGCTCACACGACATTCGAACCAGGTCCATTTGTTCAAGAAATATGCCCTACAACTACAATTATCCAACGAGAAAGTGCAGATGTAGTAAAAATCGCAGATGAGACAGATTTTCCATATCAACCTCCGCCACCATTGAGCAAACCAACGTCACCACAACTAGGAAAAACGATTATTAAGGCACCAATAGACCCCCACGGCCCCGTAACTACGGAATTTGTGACTTTACCTCCTCCTAAGCCAAGTACAATAATTGCCGCTACACCTGTCACTTCTTCACAAGTTTCAActaccaataaattaaatatgggtAATAAGAATAGTAAGAATCTACCACGAATAGTCGAAGCTATTACAAGAACAGgtgcatatataaatatacatgatGCAGAGGGTGTCAGCTTATCTCCAACGAAAGATGATACCACAG aCTATCGAAAATCTAATGCTGACGCACCGTCGAAATATCAATTTCGAGATCAAGATATTACTCCTACTGTCGACTTAAACCCTTTCTATTCAACCATGCATCGGTACCATACGGCACATCTTCGCGGCAAACATGGTGttgtaaattatgaaaatgaaaatacaaatgaCGTTCAAATGAAATTTTGGACATTACCTAAAAGTACATCAACTATGCCCGCTGAAAGACCAGTAGCTATGGATCAAAAGTCATTACAGAGTCCAAAAAATGCATCTTCAAATTTACAATCACATcaacaatcaataaaaatatcaccaATAGATCCTCGAACATCAGCAACTTTTAAATCATCTACTCCAacgaataaagaaaatgttgttAACTTAAGTTCCAAGCTTCTTTCTCCTGTTAAATCGACAATGACAAATGAAGAACTTTATGCTGTCATACATAAAAGTAAGAAGAAGCTCAACATTAAGGAAACATCAGAAATTACCAATGCACCagcactaaatataataaatttatcaccAGTAAGTTCTGAGGCATCATTATTTCACAAAGGCAGTCAACGCTATCCAGAAACAGGCTACATAGGAGACAATAAAACCCGGTCTAGTATAAATCTAGATAAACAAAACATAGGACCGTACCCTTTAGGAACCTTTAATACACACAAACAAGAAACTTGTGCGGATAGATATGGACCGATACAACAAACATCTAgattagattttaaaaaattacttttacagCACAGTGTAAAATTGAATACACTAAATGTTCAGACTAAATCAAATAAGCTTTCCGCCGTAGAACAACTGAAACTTTCTAAAGAAAAAACACAACTTCCCATGACACCACCAGGTAATAGGTCGCAAATTAACATTCTTGATCTTAGTGGTTCTCCAAAAACTTATAGTCACAGAAAGATTATAAAATCTAACAACCAACCACTATCACCAGGTAGGACAAATAGCTTATTAAAAGACCACAAAAATACAGCAAAAATTCTTTTATCACCAAAATCACAGTGGCGATTCGCAAGTCCGAGATCGGATGTCCTTTCCACACCCATACCTGAGGCAAATAATGAAGATGAAAATTCTAATAGCTCAGGAGATAAATCTGAAACGTCTCCAATAAACCCACCGTCAAAAACAGTTCCTATTTTAACTAACCAACATTTTGGAGCTCGGAGATCCTTAATACCTATAAGTGAgcataaattaaatgaagaacATAACTTAAACATTTCTATAAATCAAGGAGTCTTTCCAATCGACAGTGATTATTCCAATTCGCATACTTTATCTAGATCGGAAATAATGCAAGCCAAACGTGCGGAGTTCTTTAAAAGTTCTCCAGAATTACCTTCACCAAAATTGACATCCTTTAAAAGCGCAAATTCCGGGACGGTTTTAAGAAACAATACTTCACCTGATAGGGAAAAAACGTCGCCTTCAACGCTGGAGACAGccttatga
- the Snrnp-u1-c gene encoding U1 small nuclear ribonucleoprotein C: MPKYYCDYCDTYLTHDSPSVRKTHCTGRKHKDNVKFYYQKWMEEQAQHLIDATTAAYKAGKIAQNPFGNKGAAIPPPWDPSVMGPGGPRPPVPTPGGPPGMIPPPSMGPGGPMAPPMMMGPHGPMPPMMGMRPPMMGPLMGPMGPMGPMGQMRPPLMNGPPMNK; this comes from the coding sequence ATGCCTAAGTATTACTGTGACTATTGTGATACATATTTAACGCATGATTCTCCAAGTGTGAGAAAAACACATTGTACTGGAAGAAAACACAAggataatgtaaaattttactacCAGAAATGGATGGAAGAACAAGCTCAACACCTTATTGACGCTACGACAGCTGCATATAAAGCTGGGAAAATTGCACAAAATCCGTTTGGAAATAAAGGTGCAGCTATTCCACCTCCATGGGATCCTTCTGTTATGGGTCCAGGAGGACCTAGGCCACCAGTACCTACACCTGGTGGGCCACCTGGCATGATACCACCACCATCTATGGGCCCTGGTGGGCCAATGGCTCCACCAATGATGATGGGTCCTCATGGTCCTATGCCTCCTATGATGGGCATGAGACCACCAATGATGGGACCACTAATGGGTCCTATGGGCCCAATGGGCCCCATGGGACAGATGCGACCACCTTTAATGAATGGACCTCCTATGAATAAGTAA